The DNA window tttttgtaaaatctcCTCTAGTGATCATAGCTTCGATCCAGGCTTTGGAAAAGTTTCCAACaactcattggagtgttctccagcTGTTGGTATGCTTCCGTTCATTGAATTTCAATTTgttattgaaaattatatttttctatgtTTGATTAGTTTGACCTGTTCTAAGGTTCAATtgcatgatttctttgtttagaatcagtccctaaatgttatattaactttctgttgaaagagtTTTGATCAAATGAACCTTAAacgaaaaaaaagataattggATTGAAATTCTAGATTGTTTGAAATTCATGTTTTTAAGCTTTAATCCTGAATTTTTGATTTAATTAGTtactaacatgtttgtaaacatgttaggatgatttctaaattattgtaacatcatcccgatcatgtttgatcaaactgaaattaaaaaaagttgaattttgattttaaaaagttGTTATTAGTGATgctatgatgttcttgttttggttgtgttcaactatgttcatcatttcaaatttaatggAATAATAATTAGGCCATAAGATGTCCTAGTTCAAAATatcccaaattttgacctaaaaacggtttttagaaattgatctttgttgaGATCATTTGATCGTGATTAGGGCTAGAGCTTTTGATCCCTTCCATCATATGAGTTGATTGCAACTTACAGACCGTGATTCCATGATCTAAACCAAAAGTTATAAGACCTAAAATtcttgaccaaatcaagaacactTAGTCTCAACAAGACCAAGGATGAGGACCGAGAATCTTAGCCAGGACCGAGACTatggaccgatgttcttgagtccAGTCCGAGAGCAAGGACCGCTGTTCTTGATTCTGGACCGAGAACAAggatcgatgttcttgagtcTGGACCTAGAGCAAGGACCGCTGTTTTTGAGTCTAGACCGAGAATAAGGATCAATGTTCTTGAGAAAGGACCAAAGAATCCAACCAAGGTTTCTTACCTCAGACAGAGAAGTCTGACTTGAGACTGAGTCTCCCAGTTCCATGACCGAGAAACCTAGACCTAAGAGACCGAGcctcccaaacctaggaccgaacaaCCCGAGTTCAATACCGAGACTCTTGAACCCCAAGACCGAGTCATCTGGTCCCTCAACCGAATAGTCCGAGTTCGAGACCGAGCTTCCAAAACCTAGTACCGAGTTCTCCAGATCCATGGACCCATGCTCTTGAGCCCTAATCTAGACCACCCTAGTCTAGACCGAGCCACTCGAGCCTAGATCAGTTAAAACCAGACCCATACCCTAGGACTCCAGTCCAAAGgcatgtttggttccacttttcgaaatccaaaattatttttataattttagaacctcaattcattttcaaataatcctgaaagtttaaaaataatatttaaatattttggggatatttcctaaacaaatattttgactaaggccccgtttgaaatttatttttaaattttaacacttttatgatattttcaGGGTTTTAACTCAGTTTTATACCAATGCAATCACATATAtgcccttttaaataattttgtacaattatttacgtaatctaaacatATCTTTATTTAGGACTccggactactaattaaataaataaattttataatagccagactttgtttattttaaaataaaatcgtcATTTTACTGGCGCGGAGGACATAGCGAGAAAActctttcccgagcgtaaccaaaaTCTTAATCTTTTACAAAAACTCTAGtgtaaaatacatttatacatGTAtcattttactgattttttaaaaataatttggcaactctgttttcaaataaataatattttaaattaattatatttgattaatttaaaccaaGTTTTAACCAAATTACTATTTGGTccctagattattaaaatttgaataaaattaattatttttacctaATTAGTTTCAAAATCTCCCAGTCAttcttaaaatcttttaaaataatgttttcttttaagcGATGCTTATCACACAAACTAAGGTTAAAACACATTGAACCTCGAGCACCACCCCATGATATTTCCCATATTACCACGTGTTGTCCAAACACGTGCTAAGCTGTGGGGGAGTAATTCCTAAGGGTTACAGCTTTCTTGACGACTCTGCTGGGGAATGAATagttcttttaaaaataaataaaactctagttatataaatttttatttataaaatttaaagaacATTCATAATAGTCTACCTTACAAGGTCTATCACCCCAAAAGGTAGCTAAGTTATATCCTAATAATTGCTAGAAACCCCAAAACGGGTATATCACCCGGGATTATGTGAGGAAGTACCAGATCGAAACTCTATACTTCTATGAATTAGGTGAACACCGATAATACCAATCTATGACCGAGAGATGTTGCAAGAGGAAAAACTAGGAACCCAGAATGGATCCTCCCTTACGACTTTGATACATTCGTCAGGTAGTGACCTTAGTGAAGATGGGGATAGATTTCAACAAAAACCTCTAATAAACCATAGCACACAAAACCTGGTTACTTTATCCAGCCGTTGTTTGATGTGCCTGAACAACAAAGCCTCGACAAAGTCAAACATCTACgttcttatttattatacatgcatacatctataatagatataataaacATCTCTaagaatatttacttttatcaaaattaaacgACATGTTTGTCAAGTAGATTATACAATCATAGAATGTCTCTTCTTGAGAATGATGATTTGTTCTTCTAGACTCACAATTTCCATGGAGCGGAATAGTACTATCGAGTCTACGGTCTTAGTACTGCTCTCAAATACACCTACTTCTGGATCCATCATAACTTCATGATGGAAATGCAACAAAAATGGACCCGATGCGTATGGCCTTCATGTTAGGAGATTGCCAGATTTGTCCGACCATCAAAGAATTCAAGGCCATCATGATGATCGataacaagaacatcataagaCTTAATCTATACACAGAGTCCATGTCTCTTAGGCGTCTATTCCATGAGGAATTCGGCTATACGAAGACCACAACAGTTAAAATCATGGCAAGAACGTACCTAGACCTTCCACGTTGGGTAAACCAAGCCACTCAAACTGGAGAAATCCCATTAAACTTTAGTACCTCCCTACTCACCATGACAATCATGTTTACTCACTATTTCCTCGCCCCAACAGACAATTGTTCATTATCCTCTAAAGTACTGGTAGTGGTTTATCACCTTAGGGAAAGAAATACGAATCCCACGAGAATCATCTTAGTTGAGACATTGCTAGGTTTAAGCGAATCCTATTTCATGTGCTATCTCAACAAGATAGGGGCTCCAATCATCCTTTATATTGGCTATTGGAAAAGATGGAACGTATACCTCCTCCACTTCCTAGCAATGTGACGAGTGTTTTCTTCCAATATCGACACATTAGGGGTGTTAAGCCGGAAATGTCCGACGACGACAACGACTCCATATGTGAGCTTTTACCTTGGTATGATATTAAGAAAATGGTCTACCATATAGATGATCAACCCATGATCATGCTTATGGGTCTGAAATGGATCATTTTTTACTACACCAACGAGCTTTTTAAGCAATTCGGGTGAGATTGCATGTCTCCCTATCGTGACTGCATGGTCGCCATATATAGGCCCATCGAACCAACGAATTTGTAAACTACCTTGAATTGTGGAACGACGCAGTCAAGATGAGCATCCCAAAAGACAGGAAGAACTATATCGACCAGATCATCGATGAGTTCTGATACCAGCAAGAGAAATAAGAATGTGAAGGTTTTATAACGTCTACCTACTGCGGCCGAACCCGCTCCCCCTAAAGAAGGGCTCTAGTTTTACCCATTTTTGTATAAACGAAAAAAGTTAGAAATCCTAGTATAGCAAACCTAGAACAccgatatttttaaatatgaaaaatcgGTAGTTCTTTTAAAAAAAGCAAGTATTTAAAACTTTATGAGATGTTTACTCTAAGTCATGTTATTTGCATATGCATTTGCTCTAGTTTTTACAATTATAATACTCCACTCTTCTTCTATCACAATGATCAACGATGTCCATGCTAACGGATATCGAGTTGATTCCCTGGATCGATAACTTCCACACTAACAAATggaattatcaaaattatggcTTCATCCCCATCATAAGATTCATAAACTTCAAAGTGAATATAACTTTAATGATGGAGATGCAACAACAGTGGAACCCTGAAAAACGTGCATACTTCCTCGGTGAAAGCTATAAGTGCCCAACCATAGAGGAATTTCGAGTTATCTCTTTCTCTTCGCTAGTCGCAGTCCACTACCACAAGCCGATAAGATCTCACGATCCAAAAACTGGACGTTTTGTGCTCCAAAAAATGGCCAAAAGAACTCTAAAAATTGATAAAGATAAGGTTTTTCAACTTAGTTTGCTAAAATAAAAGCTACTCTTCAACAAATAACAGATAAGTTAGcaatattaactaatttaatgaTCAAGTTTGTTGTCAGGACTACCACACCAAACGGTTCCATCTATCATCTCACCAATAAGGATTAATATTCAAACTCGTCGAAACGTGGAAGAAACCTCACTCTACGAGGAATCTCTTTGAAAAAAGAGGTGATAAAATGGTGAGTATCTTaaaacaaaagaagaagaaaagagtgaattttttcatgatttatatcaatttcaaatcaaataattatttaaagaatagaattttgaaataaaataaataataaatttaaacttatcTACATGATTTTTATAGTCTATCAAttgcaaattttatttaaaatatattaatattaaaagactttaatttaaataacgtGAAAACAATTGGAAATGCCCAATAAAGAAGGTCAAAAGTGTCTATGtaaattttactttataattatttgtaataattttttaaaacattatatatatatatatatatatatatatatatatatatatatatatataatatttttatgttaaaattaatacaaattatttattatattatgttaaatatCTTCTTTACAAGTCTAaactaaaatattgttttgaattatttaaattttcattccCCTTGAAACATTTTGGAATTTGGGGttctaattttgttttcatttgagAGAGAGCGCCACAGAGAAAACATTTGAAATTTACAGACATGGCGGCTTCTCTGGCAACATGCCTTCTTATTCATCACCCTCCCAAATCAAAGGCCATATCATCATCTCCTTCGTCGTCTTATTTTCCCCGGGTCtatctccttcttcttctaGGAAGAATCAATCATATAGGACGTGGGGGTGCGAGAGAAATTAGGTATGACTGTCAAAGTAAACTCAGTGAGTGTTACTCGCTTCGGGAAGAAGAGGACAGCCGACGCAATGGTCGGACAGGATTATCATCTGCAGCAGTCCCCCGCCAAGAAGAGATCCCCTCTCGATGGGATTTCCAATTTAATTAGTACGCATACGGCTGTACGTGAAATTGAAGCAGCAGCCTCCAAGTTTGATGATTCTGAGATGTGCGATGGTTATGTAACTGAAATCTACGATTATCTTCATAACATGGAGAAAGAGGCAAAGAGAAGGCCGCTGCAAGACTATATCGACAAGGTGCAGAAAGATGTGACTGCAAACATGAGAGGGGTTTTGGTGGATTGGTTGGTGGAGGTTGCAGAAGAATACAAGCTTCAATCCGATACACTTTTTCTCTCAATCACTTACATTGACAGATTCTTGTCTCTTAATCCTCTCAATAAGCAGAGGCTGCAGTTGCTAGGCGTTTCTTCAATGTCGATTGCATCAAAGTTTCAAGAGATTAATCCTCCAACACTTGATGACTTCTGCTACATCACGGATAACACTTACAAAAAGGAAGAGCTGGTGAAGATGGAAGCCGACATATTTAAATCTCTTAAATTCGAAGTCAGCAGTCCAACCATTAATACCTTCTTGAGAAGATTCTCCAGGATTTCTGAACAGGATCGCAAATATCCTGATTTGGAGTTTGAGTTATTGGGATGCTACTTGGCAGAGTTGAGTTTGCTGGACTATGGCTGTGTCAAGTTCTTGCCATCCATGATTGCTTCTTCTGTTGTATTCCTTTCCAGGTTTATGTTCCACCCTGATAAACATCCATGGAATGCAAACCTTGAAAGGTTTTCGGGATACAAACCTGCAGATTTACAGGAATGTGTTCTTCTTATACAAGACTTGCAGTTGGGTAAAAGAGGAGCCTCCTTGGTAGCAGTCAGAGACAAATACAACCAGCATAAGTTCAAATATGTTGGCTTGATGAAGGGCCCTCTTCAAATACCCAATTTATACTTTGAAGGTTGAAGAATGTTTGTTCTTGTCTTCCCCAAATCTATTTAATTCGTATAAAGATGACCTGAATGACCCACGATCAGAAAAGCCCTTTCAAGGAAAACTTTAGGTGTTAAATTGGTGTTTTTGTTCAAAATATCTAATGTTTAGGCTAAGGTCTTAGTTTGTACCTATTTATAGTTTAATAGTTTAGTTTCTAAAAAATTccatttaaatgaaatgatattagATTTTTGTATAAGTAATTGctctttattttcttatttaagttaACGATGAGATCACGTTTGATTAGACATTTGATTACGTTTAAACTAGGATAAATATGTTAACGATGGTAGGTTAGAAAGTGCAGAAACAGTTTGCGATTGAAGAAGAACTTAATCGACATTTCGTGATTTTGTTGAACACTTGGGCTAGAATGATATTGGAACCGAAAATACCGACTCGTTATTGAACGACACAACGGTGTTTATTTGACAATCactaaaaattatatgttttgattattatattgtttgattatttcatttaattcaaTGAATTGTCGGAAGTTGTGAGAATATTTTTCTAGaaacaaaatacatattttGTGCACGAAACTAGTTCAAAGAATTAGAAAGGTGGTGACAGGTAAATTAGATTGGAATATTCTACCATTGTTAAGATTGATGATTAGTATTGTAATAGGTGTTGATTCATTCCCTACAAAAATATGGACATATGTATTTCGATCGTCAGAAAACGAAATGCGATATTATAGAGAACAATGTGTGAAACTTTCAATTCCTCCTTTATCGTTgcttgagaaaaaaatatatgcacTGTGATAGAATTGATAATGGTGCTAGTCGTGGAAAAGGGAATTGGTAATCACATATAAATTCTTAAGTAATCTCACAAGATCTCTCAATGCCAAACGTCAACTAGAAGCTAGTACATCTCAATATCATAATATCATGAGTGTCATTTGGAATATTGTAGAAGTTCGTATAAGTGAGACATGATACTCACAATTGATCTAGTGACCGAAAAATGTTCTCGTAGactttgaaatataaataatattctgtTCACCATATTGGAAGTTTTAGTATACTATTTTGAGATTTTAGGTAATATTGATATTGGATGTACAGGTCAAGCTGCACATGGACAAATTAAAGTATCAAATTAGGCCAAACAA is part of the Impatiens glandulifera chromosome 1, dImpGla2.1, whole genome shotgun sequence genome and encodes:
- the LOC124921911 gene encoding cyclin-A3-2-like; the encoded protein is MTVKVNSVSVTRFGKKRTADAMVGQDYHLQQSPAKKRSPLDGISNLISTHTAVREIEAAASKFDDSEMCDGYVTEIYDYLHNMEKEAKRRPLQDYIDKVQKDVTANMRGVLVDWLVEVAEEYKLQSDTLFLSITYIDRFLSLNPLNKQRLQLLGVSSMSIASKFQEINPPTLDDFCYITDNTYKKEELVKMEADIFKSLKFEVSSPTINTFLRRFSRISEQDRKYPDLEFELLGCYLAELSLLDYGCVKFLPSMIASSVVFLSRFMFHPDKHPWNANLERFSGYKPADLQECVLLIQDLQLGKRGASLVAVRDKYNQHKFKYVGLMKGPLQIPNLYFEG